One stretch of Qipengyuania gelatinilytica DNA includes these proteins:
- a CDS encoding helix-turn-helix domain-containing protein yields the protein MAEERSTGEEPDKLVSHTGRTRDGDPLAFNHLPAEELQPWFTWFSVSDADVPAGATITDGILNDHAVIRIIFGGKWWAETRDGKQVFNPGEKGMTLYFGPQTKLMPIAVEERVKVLTVHLGPGAAAKLGGPLQHAMLDRIIDHDKLVGHGRLSSRFDIDGTPQEWLDAIHVELRKFIEKRGTQDPDPITRAFERQLLVDPSYPMKDFAEEQECSTRTVERIIKRDYGMSPKQVCRRARALDMASALLGVAMETEESALRLRYFDQSHLIREIRAFFGTTPQCLKEGNHPLLRLNLEIRQSRRVQELSLLPPGTIEPWRDPEAEPYSDD from the coding sequence TTGGCTGAAGAGCGATCAACCGGCGAGGAACCGGACAAGCTGGTATCCCACACAGGTCGCACCCGCGACGGGGACCCGCTCGCCTTCAATCACCTGCCGGCAGAAGAGCTCCAGCCCTGGTTCACATGGTTCAGCGTCAGCGATGCAGACGTTCCTGCAGGGGCGACCATCACCGACGGGATACTAAACGACCATGCCGTGATCCGGATTATCTTCGGCGGGAAGTGGTGGGCCGAAACGCGCGACGGCAAGCAGGTCTTCAATCCCGGCGAAAAGGGCATGACCCTCTATTTCGGCCCGCAGACGAAGCTGATGCCGATCGCGGTGGAAGAGCGCGTGAAGGTGCTCACCGTCCACCTCGGGCCCGGAGCTGCGGCGAAACTGGGCGGTCCGCTCCAGCACGCAATGCTCGACCGGATCATCGACCATGACAAGCTGGTCGGCCATGGCCGCCTCAGTTCGCGCTTCGACATCGACGGAACGCCGCAGGAATGGCTGGATGCGATCCATGTCGAACTGCGGAAATTCATCGAGAAGCGCGGCACGCAGGATCCGGACCCCATCACCCGCGCCTTCGAGCGGCAACTGCTGGTCGATCCGTCATACCCCATGAAGGATTTCGCCGAAGAGCAGGAATGCAGCACGCGAACGGTCGAGCGGATCATCAAGCGCGATTATGGCATGTCGCCCAAGCAGGTCTGCCGCAGGGCGCGGGCGCTCGACATGGCCTCTGCCCTGCTGGGCGTTGCCATGGAAACGGAAGAATCGGCACTGCGCCTGCGCTATTTCGACCAATCGCACCTGATCCGCGAGATCAGGGCGTTCTTCGGCACGACACCGCAATGCCTGAAAGAAGGCAACCATCCCTTGCTGCGGCTCAATCTCGAGATCAGGCAGTCCCGCCGAGTGCAGGAGCTTTCCCTGCTTCCGCCCGGGACGATCGAGCCCTGGCGCGATCCCGAGGCAGAGCCATATTCCGACGACTGA
- a CDS encoding inositol monophosphatase family protein, whose product MASRKDLELANRLADAAGDAIRPLYRGQWSQEQKADRSFVTEADQAAEAAMRKIIETERSDDGIIGEEYGTRNEGASRQWVLDPIDGTTSFIAGRPIFGTLIALLQDGFPVLGIIDQPIGRERWAGRLGHETTFNGQPVRSAACRELSNAVLATTTPHQFSDHEADHFMGLAKAVAERKIIYGGDCYNYGLTASGHVDIVCEAGLKLHDFAALVPVVEGAGGLMCDWSGEPLHAGSDGNALAIGDPARLEDVLEAMALA is encoded by the coding sequence ATGGCTTCACGCAAGGATTTAGAGCTCGCCAATCGTCTTGCCGATGCGGCAGGCGATGCCATTCGCCCGCTTTACCGGGGCCAGTGGTCGCAGGAACAGAAGGCCGATCGCAGCTTCGTGACCGAGGCCGACCAGGCCGCCGAAGCCGCGATGCGCAAGATCATCGAGACCGAACGCAGCGACGACGGCATCATCGGCGAAGAATACGGCACCCGCAACGAAGGAGCCTCGCGCCAGTGGGTGCTCGATCCGATCGACGGCACCACCAGCTTCATCGCCGGCCGTCCCATCTTCGGCACGCTGATCGCGCTGCTGCAGGACGGCTTTCCCGTGCTGGGCATCATCGACCAGCCGATCGGGCGCGAGCGCTGGGCCGGACGCTTGGGGCATGAAACGACCTTCAACGGCCAGCCGGTGCGTAGCGCTGCGTGCCGCGAACTGTCAAATGCCGTGCTGGCGACAACCACGCCGCACCAGTTCTCCGACCACGAAGCCGATCACTTCATGGGCCTCGCCAAGGCGGTGGCCGAGCGCAAGATCATCTACGGCGGCGATTGCTACAATTACGGCCTGACCGCGAGCGGCCATGTCGACATCGTGTGCGAGGCCGGGCTCAAGCTCCACGATTTCGCCGCGCTTGTTCCCGTGGTCGAAGGTGCGGGCGGGCTGATGTGCGACTGGTCGGGCGAACCGCTCCATGCCGGAAGTGACGGCAACGCGCTGGCCATCGGCGACCCGGCCCGGCTCGAGGA